The Deltaproteobacteria bacterium genomic sequence GACGGCGCATGAGCCCCTCGATCCCGAAGAAGGCGAGGTGGCCGCCGTCGAGGGCGGGGATGGGCAGCAGGTTCAGCACGCCGAGGTTGATCGAGAGGAAAGCGAGCATCGTCAGGAAATAGCGGGCGCCCGCGCGGGCCTGCTGGCCGGCGGCCCGGGCGATGGCGATCGGCCCGCCCAGCTCGCGCGGCGAGACCCGCCCCTGGACCATCAGGAGGAGGCCCTTGAAGACGACCACCGACGCCGACCAGGTCTGCTGGGCTGCCATGAGGACGGCGCGCGGGGCGCTCACCTGGGTCCAGTCCCGCGATGCCTCGATGCCGATGCGGTAGACGCGGCCCGTGTCCTCGCCGAAGATCGTCCGGTTGTCCTTCAGCTCGGGGGTCACCTCGATGGTGAACCGCGAGCCGTCCCGCTCGACGGTCAGGCGCAGGCGACGGCCCTGGGAGCCGAGGACACCCTGCGAGAGCTGCTCCCACGTCGAGATCGGCGTGTCGTCGACGGCGACGATGCGGTCGTCGGGCTTGAGGCCAGCGTGCTCGGCCGGCATCCCCGACGTGACGCCCCCGATGCGGGCCTCGTGCGACGGCACCTCGGCGCCCACCGTGGCGAAGAGGATCGCGTAGACGAGGAACGCGAAGACGAAGTTCATGGCCGGGCCGGCGAAGACGATCGCCGCCCGCCGGCGAGCCGGCTGCGTCGAGAAGGCGCGCTCGGGCTCGGCGATCACGGCCGGGTCGTTCTCGTCCTCCTCGCCGAGCATCTTGACGTAGCCGCCGAGCGGCATGGCGGAGAGCGCGTACTCGGTCTCGCCCTTGCGGTGCGACAGGATCACCGGCCCGAAGCCGATGGAGAACCGCTGTACGAGGATCCCCAGGCGCTTGGCCACCACGAAGTGGCCGAGCTCGTGGACGAACACGAGAACCCCGAGCGCGACGGCAAAAGCAAGGAATGACACCAGCGGTCCGGTCATGAGCATGGGCCTTTCTCGACGCTAACCGCGCGGAAACGCGGTGTAGTAGTAGACGAACACCATCGGGAACAGGAGACTGTCCAGCCGGTCCAGGATGCCACCGTGGCCCGGTATAATCCAGCCGGAATCCTTGGCGCCGAAAGCGCGCTTGAGCGCCGACTCGCACAGGTCGCCCAGCTGGGCGAGCAGGCTGATCGCGCCACCGAGCCCGAGCGCCTCCTCGACAGCGAGCCTCGGGAAGAAGATCACGCGGCAGAGCATGGCGACGAGCATGGCGCCGGCGACGGCGCCGGCCGCGCCCTCGACGGTCTTGCTCGGGCTGACCGCGGGCAGCAGCTTCCGCCGCCCGTAGGCCCGCCCGGTGAAGTAGCCGCCCGAGTCGGAGCCCATGGCGACGAACACGGTGAACAGCACCCAGCGCCAGCCGTCGGGTCCGCCGTGGCGGAGCAGCACGATGTGCGGCGTGACGAAGCCGACATAGAGGACGCCGAGGACCGTGAGCCCGAGCCGGTGGACCGCGCCCGCGAGGTCCCCGTTCCGCACCAGCGGGAACACCAGCCCGCCGATGACGGTGAGCCCGAGCCCCGCCCCCCAGAACTCCGGCCGGCGCGCTACGATCCCCGCCCCCACCACCAGCCCCCACACGATACCCACGGCCTGCTCCAGCGGATGCTCCGGCAGCGCCATCGCGAAGTACTCGAAGAGCCCGACCGCCGTGACCGCCAATATGAACCCCGCAAACAAAGCCGCCGGCAGCTTCCACACCATGACCCACAACGCCGGAATGGCAACCGCCGCGGTCAGTAGTCTGGTGCGCAGCACGGCTCACCAAGTAGGTACGCAGGCGTGGGAGCCGGGCGCGGCTTCGCCGCGCCCGAGCGACGGGGTCCGGGGCCATCGGAGGAGCGCAGCGCGCGAAGCGCGCGAGCACCGCACGGGGCTCCGGAGGCTAATTAACCGCACGCAGCCGTTGCTCCCGCTCCACCTGAGCGGGCGTCCGGCCGAAGCGACGCTGGCGCTGCTGATAGAAAGCCAGCGCCTGGAGGAACTCGCGCTCGCGGAAATCCGGCCAGAGCGTGTCGGTGACGTAGATCTCCGTGTAGGCGATCTGCCAGAGGAAGAAGTTGCTGAGGCGCATCTCGCCGCTGGTCCGGATGAGCAGGTCGGGATCCGGGATGCCCGCGGTGCCGAGGTGGCGGCCGACGACGGCCGAGGTGATCTGCTCGGGGCGCAGCTCGCCGCGGCGCACGCGACGGGCGATGGCACGCGCCGCGCGAGTGATCTCCTCGCGGCCGCCGTAGCTGACCGCGAGGATGACCGTCATCCCGGTGTTGTGTCGCGTCGCCTCGATCGTGGTGCGCAGCGCCTCGCGCACGGCCGGCGGCAGGCGGCGCAGGCTCCCGACGGCGAGCAGCCGGATCTGGTTCCGCATCATCTTCCCGAGCTCGGTCTCGAGATAGCGGTGGAGCAGCGCCATGAGGCCGTCCACCTCGCGCGGCGGGCGGCGCCAGTTCTCGCTCGAGAAAGCGTACAGCGAGAGGTACGGGATGCCGAGCCGGCGGCTCGTCTCGACCGCCGCGCGCACCGAGTCCTTGCCGACCCGGTGGCCGTGCAGGCGCGCGAGGCCGCGCTGCTGCGCCCAGCGGCCGTTGCCGTCCATGATGACGGCGACGTGCCGCGGCATGCGAGAGGGGTCGAGCTCCACCATCAGACGGCCATGATCTCGTCTTCCTTGGCCTTGAGGACCTGCTCGACGCGCTCGATGTACTGCTTGGTGAGCGCCTCGATCTTCTCGGCCGCGTGCCGCCGGTCATCCTCGGTGATGGCCTTCTCCTTCTCGAGCTCCTTCAGCATCTCGAGGGAGTCCCGCCGGTGCGTGCGCATGGACACCCGGTAGTCTTCGGCAAGTTTGCGCACATGCTTGACCAGGTCCCGCCGGCGCTCCTCGGTGAGCGGGGGGATCGGGATGCGGATGAGCTTGCCGTCGTTCAAGGGGTTCAGGCCGAGGTCCGAGGCCTTGATCGTCTTCTCGATGGCCCCGATGACGCTCTTGTCGAACGGCGTCACGACGAGGAGCGTCGGCTCCGGCGCGGAGAGGGTGGCGAGCTGATTGAGCGGCGTCTTGGCGCCGTAATAGTCGACGGTGAGGCCCTCGAGGATCGACGTGGAGGCGCGGCCGGTGCGCACGTGGGACAGCTCGCGGCGCAGCGCCCCGAGCGTCTTCTCCATGTCCTGCTTGGCACCGGTGAGGACGTCCTCGGTCATGTCGGCCCCCCGTGGACGAGGGTCCCGATGCGCGCCCCCATCACCGCCTTCTTGATGTTGCCGGGTCGCATCATGTTGAAGACGAGGATCGGCAGGGCGTTGTCCATGCAGAGGGAGATGGCGGTGGCGTCCATGACCTGGAGCTGGCGGTTCAGGACGTCGATGTAGGAGAGCTTCTCGAAGCGCACCGCGCCGGGGTGCTTCATGGGATCGGCGTCGTAGACGCCGTCCACCCGGGTGGCCTTGAAGATCACCTGGGCGCCGATCTCCATCGCGCGCAGGCTGGCGGCGGTGTCGGTGGTGAAGAAGGGGTTGCCCGTGCCCGCCGCGAAGATGACCACCCGCCCCTTCTCCAGATGGCGGGTGGCCCGGCGCCGGATGTACGGCTCGGCCACCTGCTGCATCTCGATGGCGGAGAGCACCCGCGTGGGCACGTCGGCCTTCTCGAGCGCGTCCTGGAGCGCCAGCGCGTTGATGACCGTCGCCAGCATCCCCATGTAATCGCCCGTGGCCCGGTCGATGTGCGAGCTGCCGGCCAGCCCGCGGAAGATGTTGCCGCCGCCGATCACCAGGGCGAGCTGGCAGCCGAGCGCGTGGACGTCCTTCAGCTCGGCCGCGAACGAGGCCAGCACCTCGGGGTCGATCCCGTACCCGGCGGGACCCGCCAGCGCCTCGCCGCTGATCTTGAGGAGGACGCGGCGATAGGTGGGACCGGTGGCCACCGAGGCCCCCGGGGGCTCAGGCTCCGAGCGCGCCTCCAGCAGAGATCTCCTTGTTGTCCGAACGCCGCTCGAGCGACTCCCCGAGCTGGAAACGAGCGAAACGGCGCACCGCCACGTTCACTCCGAACCGTACGATCGCCTCGTTGACGATCTCCGCGACGGTGCGATCGCTCTGCTTGACGAAGGGCTGCTCGAGGAGGCAGACGTCCTTGTAGAAGCGCTCGACCTGTCCCTCGACGATGCGCTCGATGATCTTCTCGGGCTTGCCGGACTGCCGCGCCTGTGCCCGGTAGATCTCGCGCTCGGCCTCGAGCTCCCCGGCGGGGACGTCCTCCCGGCTCACGTAGCGCGGGGCGGCGGCGGCCACCTGCATCGCCAGATCCTTCACGAGCTGCTGGAACTCGGCGGTCTTGGCCACGAAGTCCGTCTCGCAGTTGACCTCGATCAGCACCCCGATCTTGCCGCCCGGGTGGATGTAGGCGCCGATGGCGCCGTCGCTGGCGGTGCGGGTGGCCTTCTTCGCCGCCTTGGCGAGCCCGCGCTCGCGCAGCAGGCGCAGCGCCTTGTCGACGTCGCCGGACGCCTCCCCGAGCGCCTTCTGACAGTCGAGCAGCCCGGCCCCCGTCTTCTCCCGGAGCTCCTTGACGAGGGCGAGGCTCATGCCTGCGTCGCCCCGGCCTCCGCCGTGCCCGCCAACCGCGCCCCGAGCGCGACGCCGTTGCTCGCCGCCTCGGGCTCCTGGCCGGCGCCCCGCTGCCGCTCCTCGTAGAGGTTCCGTCCCTCGATGACCGCCTCCGCGATCGCGGCGCAGAAGAGCCGGATCGCCCGGATGGCGTCGTCGTTGCCGGGAATCCTGTAGTCGATCAGGTCCGGGTCACAGTTGGTGTCCACCACCGCCACCACCGGGATGCCGAGCTTGTTGGCCTCCTTGACCGCGATCTCCTCCTTCTTCGGGTCGATCACGAAGAGCGCGTCGGGGAGCTTGCGGAGACCCTTGATGCCGCCGAGCGACGAGAGGAGCTTCTCCCGCTCGCGCCGCAGTTGCTGCAGCTCCTTCTTGGTCAGCGCCTCGGCGATCTGCGCGTCCTCGAGCATCTCGTCGAGCTTCTTCAGGCGGTCGATGGACTGTTTGATGGTCTGAAAGTTGGTCAACATACCGCCCAGCCAGCGGGTGTTGACGTAGAAGGCGCCGCAGCGTTCCGCTTCCTCCCGCATCGCGTCCTGTGCCTGCTTCTTGGTGCCGACGAAGAGGATCTGGCCGCCCTGCGCCGTCAGGTCCCGCACGAAGTTGTACGCGTCGCGGAACATCTTGACGGTCTGCTGGAGGTCGATGATGTAGATGCCGTTGCGCGCGCCGAAGATGTAGGGCTTCATTTTCGGGTT encodes the following:
- the rpsB gene encoding 30S ribosomal protein S2; its protein translation is MTDVTMKNLLEAGVHFGHQTSRWNPKMKPYIFGARNGIYIIDLQQTVKMFRDAYNFVRDLTAQGGQILFVGTKKQAQDAMREEAERCGAFYVNTRWLGGMLTNFQTIKQSIDRLKKLDEMLEDAQIAEALTKKELQQLRREREKLLSSLGGIKGLRKLPDALFVIDPKKEEIAVKEANKLGIPVVAVVDTNCDPDLIDYRIPGNDDAIRAIRLFCAAIAEAVIEGRNLYEERQRGAGQEPEAASNGVALGARLAGTAEAGATQA
- the tsf gene encoding translation elongation factor Ts, with the translated sequence MSLALVKELREKTGAGLLDCQKALGEASGDVDKALRLLRERGLAKAAKKATRTASDGAIGAYIHPGGKIGVLIEVNCETDFVAKTAEFQQLVKDLAMQVAAAAPRYVSREDVPAGELEAEREIYRAQARQSGKPEKIIERIVEGQVERFYKDVCLLEQPFVKQSDRTVAEIVNEAIVRFGVNVAVRRFARFQLGESLERRSDNKEISAGGALGA
- a CDS encoding UMP kinase; translation: MATGPTYRRVLLKISGEALAGPAGYGIDPEVLASFAAELKDVHALGCQLALVIGGGNIFRGLAGSSHIDRATGDYMGMLATVINALALQDALEKADVPTRVLSAIEMQQVAEPYIRRRATRHLEKGRVVIFAAGTGNPFFTTDTAASLRAMEIGAQVIFKATRVDGVYDADPMKHPGAVRFEKLSYIDVLNRQLQVMDATAISLCMDNALPILVFNMMRPGNIKKAVMGARIGTLVHGGPT
- a CDS encoding phosphatidate cytidylyltransferase, producing the protein MLRTRLLTAAVAIPALWVMVWKLPAALFAGFILAVTAVGLFEYFAMALPEHPLEQAVGIVWGLVVGAGIVARRPEFWGAGLGLTVIGGLVFPLVRNGDLAGAVHRLGLTVLGVLYVGFVTPHIVLLRHGGPDGWRWVLFTVFVAMGSDSGGYFTGRAYGRRKLLPAVSPSKTVEGAAGAVAGAMLVAMLCRVIFFPRLAVEEALGLGGAISLLAQLGDLCESALKRAFGAKDSGWIIPGHGGILDRLDSLLFPMVFVYYYTAFPRG
- the rseP gene encoding RIP metalloprotease RseP, producing MLMTGPLVSFLAFAVALGVLVFVHELGHFVVAKRLGILVQRFSIGFGPVILSHRKGETEYALSAMPLGGYVKMLGEEDENDPAVIAEPERAFSTQPARRRAAIVFAGPAMNFVFAFLVYAILFATVGAEVPSHEARIGGVTSGMPAEHAGLKPDDRIVAVDDTPISTWEQLSQGVLGSQGRRLRLTVERDGSRFTIEVTPELKDNRTIFGEDTGRVYRIGIEASRDWTQVSAPRAVLMAAQQTWSASVVVFKGLLLMVQGRVSPRELGGPIAIARAAGQQARAGARYFLTMLAFLSINLGVLNLLPIPALDGGHLAFFGIEGLMRRPLRQRHRELAQQVGLLLLITLMVFVFYNDIHRLVQG
- a CDS encoding ribosome recycling factor; the protein is MTEDVLTGAKQDMEKTLGALRRELSHVRTGRASTSILEGLTVDYYGAKTPLNQLATLSAPEPTLLVVTPFDKSVIGAIEKTIKASDLGLNPLNDGKLIRIPIPPLTEERRRDLVKHVRKLAEDYRVSMRTHRRDSLEMLKELEKEKAITEDDRRHAAEKIEALTKQYIERVEQVLKAKEDEIMAV
- a CDS encoding isoprenyl transferase; the encoded protein is MVELDPSRMPRHVAVIMDGNGRWAQQRGLARLHGHRVGKDSVRAAVETSRRLGIPYLSLYAFSSENWRRPPREVDGLMALLHRYLETELGKMMRNQIRLLAVGSLRRLPPAVREALRTTIEATRHNTGMTVILAVSYGGREEITRAARAIARRVRRGELRPEQITSAVVGRHLGTAGIPDPDLLIRTSGEMRLSNFFLWQIAYTEIYVTDTLWPDFREREFLQALAFYQQRQRRFGRTPAQVEREQRLRAVN